The Halichondria panicea chromosome 17, odHalPani1.1, whole genome shotgun sequence DNA segment tatcagagTTCATTAGCCACAAAAACATGGAAACACAGAAATTCTTGAATGATTTAGAGTCTTGTTATTATGAATCTATACAATGTTTGTGTAGTCAGCCAGAGATGACCCTCTGCAGCATGGTGAGGGCAGTGTCCCCGTTGTCAGCTGGTACCTGCAAGGAGAGACATTTGTAAAGTTCGACATAATTTATAGAATACCGTATAGTAAACTTTCGCAGAATGACCGGATTTAATTTTATGGAATATCAGCCTTTTTTTATTAAATTTGTggtgataaaattaattaatgtttgCGGTACGTGCtgaatcagcgaaaaccgcaaacaCCCTTGAAATACACCCGGTTACGGTACATAGATTGTAGTTACAGGAATGGAATATcaacacacagacagacattACACACAaacccctcacacccacacacctcacacataAACCCCCACCCCTCACGCACCTCACACATAAACCCCCCACCCCttacacaccctcaccatgTGTCCAGCATTGAGTATCCAATAGAAGGCGAGGTTTTTGTACGCCTGATAAAAGCCACCAGTGTGTTTCTTAGTGTGGTCAGTGTCAGGGTAGACGGGAATTTTCTTAGCAGCCTTAAAACTGGGCAATCCAGTCCACTTGAGTTTGTCCATCCAAGCCACAGTGCCTGTAGTGATAaaaaggtaataattatatgtaaccaggagtgcatgagtATGTAACTATAGCAGGATAAAATTATCCCAATTAATTTGAGTGCTCCTTGCATCATCAGCACCTGTGTTCTAGTCCCTGGGTTTTTTCTTGTGTTTACCAATATGGGAACCAAACACATTCCTAAGTAGACTTCAAACAACTTTAATTGCTAACTCATCATGACCATGCAATAACCAGGGACTTACCTTGAGTACAGCAGATGAGGTCCAGCTGGCCATTGTACACAGTCACATTTACCCCCATAGAGAGTAGCTTGTCCACTGTATGAGGGAGGGTGGCGGGCATAATAAGTATCACACAAGTACACCCCTCCCCACTAACACAGACCTGTGCCGATGACATCCTTCATAAAGTCCACTCCTTGTTTCTCAAACACTTTCCCAGCTTGCGCTACAGAAGTCAATTACCTTTTGAATTTGACACAGATTAATCAAAAGACAAACCAACCTTCCTAAAAAATACGTTATGAATGTATCAATTATTACAAAATCAGGCTGGTCAAATTCAATTTCAAGTGCAGGTTCTCAAAGTTAGTTATTACCAATAGAATTAGGCTTCGATAACGTACAATAATTGAGCAACTCACATCCCCAAACCACTTTGTCCGGAATGTGGAGCTTCTGTTTGATTGGTCCATTCATGAGTTGACTGAGTGATTGGGCATTGTACCGTTGCAGGATACGAgggaggccacgcccactttgaAGGGACGTCACTTCGTCATCGTTATGACGCAGGATGTTATAGAAGTCCACATCATCAGTCAACTGCGTGGAGGGGGAGGTAATTGTGGAtgggcagggtgtcatacaggattttaaagtagaggggagaaataagaaaagtaaccagaacattttgctaaaaaaaaggtcaactgttattttgataccctgttagtatgtaaaattgccagctgtagacactcagtcatacaactagtacatgaatgcacattttaggggggggatatcccccttccccccctgTACGACACCCTGATGGGTATACAGTAAAAGTTGGTTGAATTTCAATGGCTTGATGATTTTATGAGAGCTTAGAaaggagcccgttcagatggtaaGTAATCTCATATTCCAAACAGGAAATTGCACTTTGTAGTGCCCAGCAATATTACACTCGACTCACTGCTTCAATGACATCCTCAGTCTGAGACCAGAGCTCAGTGGACCTGGCATAGTCTCCATTGTTGAACGCAGCCTCGGTCTGTTTAGAGTAGTTTTGAATGCGAGCCAGCTCCACCTCGTTCACCagcgactgtgtgtgtgcgtgtgtgtgtgtgtgtgtgtgtgcgtgtgtgtgtgtgtgtgtgtgtgcgtgtgtgtgg contains these protein-coding regions:
- the LOC135351182 gene encoding retinoid-inducible serine carboxypeptidase-like, with protein sequence MWVWLTLFFQISKKMASPVAVFGLSLLLLVCSVQSKAPVIPDEDWGFVDVRTSAHMFWWLYGCTDSTKNREQVPLVLWLQGGPGGSSTGFGNFMEIGPLDINLKPRNTTWTQAANILFIDNPVGTGYSYVDDDSAYTTDVAEIAKDLLSLFSAFLKTHSVFQKMPFYIFCESYGGKMTAAFAEVLQEAINAGNVSVVFKGVGLGDSWISAIDYVNMWGPYLFATSLVNEVELARIQNYSKQTEAAFNNGDYARSTELWSQTEDVIEALTDDVDFYNILRHNDDEVTSLQSGRGLPRILQRYNAQSLSQLMNGPIKQKLHIPDKVVWGSQAGKVFEKQGVDFMKDVIGTVDKLLSMGVNVTVYNGQLDLICCTQGTVAWMDKLKWTGLPSFKAAKKIPVYPDTDHTKKHTGGFYQAYKNLAFYWILNAGHMVPADNGDTALTMLQRVISG